A stretch of Cyanobacterium sp. HL-69 DNA encodes these proteins:
- a CDS encoding protein-tyrosine phosphatase, with translation MVKLLFVCLGNICRSPSAENIMIHLIEKEGLQDKITCDSAGTSRYHIGSPPDARMREAAKKRDIKLVGKARQIEDFDLEYFDLILAMDKANYHDILSLDLKGKYRDKIKLMCDFASHHTDTEVPDPYYGGESGFDYVIDLLLDSCEGLLDYVKREYSIN, from the coding sequence ATGGTTAAGTTATTATTCGTCTGTTTAGGTAATATTTGCCGATCGCCCTCAGCGGAAAATATTATGATTCATCTCATAGAAAAAGAAGGTTTACAAGATAAAATAACCTGCGATTCGGCGGGAACATCTCGTTATCATATTGGTTCTCCTCCTGATGCTCGTATGAGAGAAGCTGCGAAAAAAAGAGACATTAAATTAGTAGGAAAAGCAAGACAAATTGAAGATTTTGACCTAGAATATTTTGATTTAATTTTAGCTATGGATAAGGCTAATTATCATGATATTTTATCTTTGGATTTGAAGGGTAAATATCGAGACAAAATTAAGTTAATGTGTGATTTTGCTTCCCATCATACTGATACAGAAGTACCAGATCCCTATTATGGTGGAGAATCGGGTTTTGATTATGTGATTGATTTGTTACTTGATTCCTGTGAAGGTTTATTAGACTATGTGAAAAGAGAATATAGTATCAACTGA